Proteins from one Dermacentor variabilis isolate Ectoservices chromosome 1, ASM5094787v1, whole genome shotgun sequence genomic window:
- the LOC142581038 gene encoding kinesin-like protein KIF18A, translated as MGTAQSSAPKRRRSNKDPPSPWTQAVRVRLPSDRDSETASIVCVAITPASVVRLTPATSRYPTMEESTIVPPNRRSNENAQSSALKRRQSNKDPSSPWAWVDVAVRLRLLSDRGSETTSILRVVDDRCHVLNPKAEAESFYFQEQRRCEDLVKPNEDQGFMFGQFFDEKKYNVYAFDSTNKDMLAMRFEGRNCSVYTRISTCAGKTFAMLGSEECPGVVSFTASRLHQRVDKFRSEGQTCDVAVADLEVYNRVVLDLLSLGPAKTIAVLNLTKHKVKEDGTLLELILRGNTNRKRHVTDANAESSWSHAIFQIYMALTEYVTITSKEIGVSLYSSDLASSEGTAAVSRNTKDQMREGTTLNLSLLALGNCADTRSKNGRQKVLYHDSKLTHILKDSLGASCNTLMIGTATALKLSATERYNAQEYMLSGP; from the coding sequence ATGGGGACCGCACAGTCGTCAGCCCCGAAACGCCGCCGCTCGAACAAGGACCCACCGTCACCCTGGACACAGGCAGTGCGTGTGCGCCTACCGAGCGATCGTGACTCTGAAACCGCCAGCATCGTCTGCGTGGCCATCACGCCCGCGTCCGTGGTCAGGCTGACTCCCGCAACATCGAGGTACCCTACCATGGAGGAATCTACAATTGTGCCGCCAAACCGGCGTTCTAACGAGAACGCGCAGTCGTCAGCCCTGAAACGTCGCCAATCGAACAAAGACCCGTCGTCACCTTGGGCATGGGTAGACGTGGCAGTGCGTCTGCGTCTGCTGAGCGATCGTGGCTCTGAAACCACCAGCATCCTCCGCGTTGTGGACGACAGGTGCCATGTGTTAAACCCCAAGGCCGAGGCGGAGTCTTTCTATTTTCAAGAACAGCGGAGATGTGAGGATCTCGTCAAGCCCAACGAAGACCAAGGCTTCATGTTTGGTCAGTTCTTTGATGAAAAGAAATACAATGTGTATGCGTTTGACAGCACCAATAAGGACATGCTGGCGATGCGCTTTGAAGGGCGCAATTGCTCTGTGTACACGCGCATTTCGACGTGCGCTGGCAAAACTTTCGCAATGCTGGGCTCCGAAGAATGCCCCGGAGTGGTCTCCTTCACGGCCAGCCGGTTGCACCAGCGCGTGGACAAGTTCCGATCAGAGGGCCAGACATGCGATGTAGCAGTCGCCGATCTGGAAGTTTACAACAGGGTTGTTCTAGACCTGCTGTCCCTTGGCCCGGCCAAGACCATTGCCGTATTGAACCTCACCAAACACAAGGTGAAGGAGGATGGCACCCTCCTCGAACTGATCCTGAGAGGAAACACGAATCGAAAGCGGCATGTCACCGATGCGAATGCTGAATCTTCATGGTCGCACGCCATCTTCCAGATCTATATGGCCCTGACAGAGTATGTGACAATCACGAGCAAAGAAATTGGCGTCTCGTTGTATTCTAGTGACCTTGCCAGCTCGGAGGGCACAGCTGCGGTGAGTAGGAACACAAAGGATCAGATGCGCGAGGGTACCACGCTCAACCTGTCGCTCCTGGCCCTTGGTAACTGCGCCGACACCCGCTCGAAGAACGGGAGGCAGAAAGTGCTGTACCACGACTCCAAGCTGACACACATCCTCAAGGACTCGCTGGGTGCCTCGTGCAACACCCTCATGATTGGGACAGCGACGGCATTGAAGCTCAGCGCCACTGAAAGGTATAACGCCCAGGAGTATATGCTGAGTGGGCCATGA